A genomic segment from Paenarthrobacter sp. A20 encodes:
- a CDS encoding 4-fold beta flower protein translates to MTDYIYATTGQAVGFVRGRYVHALNGAAIGQLNGTHVHRLTGQYIGELYKSQVVDKHLGNLGNIGNPGNPGNPGNPGNPGNRGNHGCPYPDAFDKLL, encoded by the coding sequence ATGACTGATTACATCTATGCCACTACGGGCCAGGCCGTTGGGTTCGTTCGCGGTCGCTATGTTCATGCTTTGAACGGTGCAGCTATAGGACAACTCAACGGAACTCACGTACACCGCCTCACTGGCCAGTACATCGGAGAGCTCTATAAGAGCCAAGTCGTGGACAAACACCTGGGCAATCTTGGAAACATCGGCAATCCAGGAAACCCAGGAAATCCTGGCAACCCGGGGAATCCCGGAAACCGTGGCAACCACGGCTGCCCCTACCCGGATGCCTTTGACAAGCTCCTCTAG
- a CDS encoding recombinase family protein, whose amino-acid sequence MRLLGYTRVSTKAQDAQLQLDSLISAGVQRRDIFSDVTSGSRAAVERPGMRKLLEYAEAGDTVVVWRVDRLGRSLIDVLNTVNLLRGRGVELRSISDGIDPATTSGRLMLNMLATLAEYERELITERVNAGIAAAKASGTRFGRPVVDPAVIADKLAIVRDARAKGKTAAEAAGLVGWSRATLYRHQKALVATER is encoded by the coding sequence ATGAGATTACTTGGTTACACCAGAGTCAGCACCAAGGCCCAAGACGCGCAGCTGCAGCTGGATTCACTCATTTCCGCAGGTGTGCAGCGACGTGACATATTCTCAGACGTTACCTCCGGCAGCAGGGCCGCGGTCGAACGGCCTGGAATGAGGAAGCTGCTCGAGTATGCCGAGGCGGGGGACACTGTCGTGGTGTGGCGGGTGGACCGGTTGGGCCGGTCACTGATTGATGTGCTGAACACCGTAAATTTGCTGCGGGGTAGGGGAGTGGAGCTCCGTTCAATTTCTGATGGTATTGATCCGGCGACTACCAGTGGCCGGCTGATGCTGAACATGCTCGCCACGTTGGCTGAGTACGAACGTGAGCTCATCACAGAACGAGTAAATGCAGGCATCGCCGCTGCTAAGGCATCGGGGACCAGGTTCGGCCGGCCCGTTGTCGACCCTGCAGTCATAGCCGACAAGCTTGCCATCGTCCGGGATGCCCGGGCCAAGGGTAAGACAGCTGCGGAGGCAGCCGGGCTGGTGGGGTGGAGCCGGGCGACTTTGTACCGACACCAAAAAGCGCTAGTGGCCACTGAAAGGTAA